TTTGCTCAATCAGGCCTTAAATCCTTACTCAAAGTTGCGCAGGCCTTATCGATCGATTGGCACGTCGTTACCGATGGTGACCCAGCTGGCAAGAAATATTCTCATACCGTCCGTACGATACTAGGCAACGATCAAGAGAGGCACCGTTTAACCGAATTACCCGATAGAGATATCGAACATTTTTTGTATACGCACGGTTTTGAACCGTTTTTCCGGGAGCTTGTTCGTATACCACTTGATCATCCCATTCCGGCTAAGAAAGTCATCGCAAAGGCACTTAAAAAATACGCGAAGCCAGATTTGGCACTCGCTATTGTCAGCCACTGCGAACAACAAGGGCAGGAAGCGGTACCAATTTTGATTCGCTGGACGCTAAAGCGTGTCGTCAACATGGCAAACGGAAATACATAAGTTTGAGGCAATCAGATAAGCAGATAGGCAGATAGGCAGATAGGCAGATAAAATATATAGGATTAAGGCACTATCAAAATAATTGATGGCCTAGATGACCATCAATTATCGCAGGAGTTTATTGAGTGACTTTCGGTTTGATTTCTTTGGCATCTGACATCACAGAAACGTCTGATTCCGTCACCCATTTATGAACGTACAAACCGCTCGCCTTCATCAGGTAGCCAAACAAGCCCCCCACAAGTAATGATGGAATAACTAACTGCCAATTTGCGTCTGCCGCGAAAGTAGCGCACGAACCGATAAAAGTACCAGGAATGTAGCCAAGCCATGCCTGCTTCGCTTGTATGCACATGAAAAATGCGACCAATGCAGTAATGACGTAACCCAATATATCAAGAGAGACAAAAGAAGAGCCTTCAATGATCACCATTGCCCAAAATACACCAGACAAATTTGTTAGCATGCTAATGGATAGCCCTTTTAGACCATCATTTGGCGAAGCAAAATAGCTCGTACAGCCAAGAAAGCCTGCCCAACTGATCAACCCAAATGAAACTGCAACCCATCCCCATATTCCAGAAAGGATACCAGTGGTAATTGCAATGGCTAAAAGTACACTCATACGATGTTCTCGATAACGATTCAAAACGAGATAATAGCGTTAGGAGCGACTCATACCGAGACGCAAATCACACATAAGAGTAATTGATACTTTATGTTTGCATAGATTTGAGAACGCAAACGCTTAAACAACCCTGCAGGTTATCGAAGTTCCAATTAATAAATGACAAAACCAGCACAAGGCTGGCTCCATCGAAATACAAGCTTTATGGATATACAGGTTAAAACTAGCGACGCAAATTATTCATACGACCTTTCATCATTCTTAATCCTTCTCTTTTTATACAGTCAGCTAATGGATTTTCAACCATATCTGCGCGCCATATGAATGACAGAGTTCGATCCATTTTCAGTTCAGGTACGTTAAGTTCAACCAATTCACCACTAGCAATGAACTTTTCAACATCCAGAAAAGGTAAACAGCTCAGGTATGACCCATTTGCAACCATGCTACGTAAGACCGGAACGTGTTCGTATTCACGCCAAACATCGAGATCGGAAATAAGATTATTGATGTTGCTGTCAAACACTGTTCGAGTACCAGACCCCTGCTCTCTCAATACCCATTTGGCCTGCTCTAGTTGCGCTAAGCTGACCCTTTCACGTTGTGCAAACGGGTGATGAGCAGCCGCCACAACGGTTAGGTGGTCACGACACCACTCTTCTTGATTCAAACGGTTGTCGTCACAGCGACCTTCGATAATGCCAATATCATATTTATAATCTACGACATCTTCTATGACCTTCGAAGTGCTTTCCACATTTAAAGAAATTCTCATTTCCGGAAAATCATTATCAATAATACTGATAAGGTCAGGAACCAAATGCTCGGCAGGTGTTTGGCTGGCACAAATTCTGATTTCTCCACTCAACAAATGCTGATCGTAGAACCCCATTTCAATTTGTTGTGCATCTTGTAGCAGCTTCTTAGCTTTTGGTCTTAGCCACACTCCCCAATGGGTTAATGTCATACGCTTACCTTGTCTCTCAAACAGAGGCCGGCCTAACATTTTTTCCAATTGAGCGAGAGACATACTGGTAGCTGATTGTGTTAACGCAAGTTTATCAGCAGCTTGGC
This DNA window, taken from Vibrio tapetis subsp. tapetis, encodes the following:
- a CDS encoding DUF1097 domain-containing protein; translated protein: MSVLLAIAITTGILSGIWGWVAVSFGLISWAGFLGCTSYFASPNDGLKGLSISMLTNLSGVFWAMVIIEGSSFVSLDILGYVITALVAFFMCIQAKQAWLGYIPGTFIGSCATFAADANWQLVIPSLLVGGLFGYLMKASGLYVHKWVTESDVSVMSDAKEIKPKVTQ
- a CDS encoding LysR substrate-binding domain-containing protein, giving the protein MRYSLKQLAVFDSVADSGSVSQAADKLALTQSATSMSLAQLEKMLGRPLFERQGKRMTLTHWGVWLRPKAKKLLQDAQQIEMGFYDQHLLSGEIRICASQTPAEHLVPDLISIIDNDFPEMRISLNVESTSKVIEDVVDYKYDIGIIEGRCDDNRLNQEEWCRDHLTVVAAAHHPFAQRERVSLAQLEQAKWVLREQGSGTRTVFDSNINNLISDLDVWREYEHVPVLRSMVANGSYLSCLPFLDVEKFIASGELVELNVPELKMDRTLSFIWRADMVENPLADCIKREGLRMMKGRMNNLRR